Proteins co-encoded in one Candidatus Manganitrophaceae bacterium genomic window:
- a CDS encoding metal ABC transporter ATP-binding protein, with protein MAHPASQVPSPPAATKPIIHFSHATFAFANRVALEDIGFDLMEGEFAGVIGPNGSGKTTLLKAILGLVHPTSGTLQIFDCAHQELRCEHRARIGYLPQKELVDPHYPITAWETVMMGRYAAIGLLRRPSKIDREITLESLQAVGMETLREVPLGSLSGGQQQRVFIARALAQRPQILLLDEPTTGLDATSQHNLIDLIRRLHQDFGLSIVFVTHDINMISPFVDSLILLKTRLYGKGPPRQILRQEILSDVYGKEIILAERESGPYVIMSDHHHG; from the coding sequence ATGGCCCACCCCGCCTCGCAGGTGCCGTCTCCACCGGCGGCCACCAAGCCGATCATCCACTTCTCTCATGCCACCTTCGCCTTCGCAAATCGGGTCGCCCTGGAAGACATTGGTTTCGACCTGATGGAAGGAGAATTCGCCGGGGTGATCGGACCGAACGGTTCGGGAAAGACGACGCTGCTGAAGGCGATCCTGGGGCTCGTCCATCCGACGTCGGGGACGCTCCAAATCTTTGACTGCGCCCATCAAGAGCTCCGCTGCGAACACCGGGCGCGGATCGGATACCTTCCCCAAAAAGAGCTGGTTGATCCGCACTATCCGATCACCGCCTGGGAGACGGTGATGATGGGGCGGTATGCCGCCATCGGGCTCCTCCGCCGCCCCTCGAAGATCGACCGGGAGATCACCCTCGAATCGCTTCAAGCGGTCGGGATGGAGACGTTGAGGGAAGTTCCCCTCGGAAGCCTCTCCGGAGGCCAGCAACAACGGGTCTTCATCGCACGGGCGCTGGCGCAACGCCCGCAGATCCTTTTGCTCGATGAGCCGACGACTGGCCTGGATGCGACCTCCCAACACAACCTTATCGATTTAATCCGGCGGCTCCATCAAGACTTCGGCCTTTCGATCGTCTTTGTCACACATGACATCAACATGATCAGCCCCTTCGTCGATTCACTCATTCTCTTGAAAACCCGTCTCTACGGAAAGGGACCGCCCCGTCAAATTCTCCGGCAAGAGATCCTCTCCGATGTCTACGGAAAGGAGATCATCCTTGCCGAGCGGGAGTCGGGACCCTACGTCATCATGAGCGATCACCACCACGGATAG
- a CDS encoding zinc ABC transporter substrate-binding protein, which produces MPLASRDNRDKWMRLTVLFFLLIGLLCFSAALYAEDKIPIVVTLPVLKDFAEQVGGSHVEVKSLITGLESEHTYTPKPSDILAVKRAGLLIKIGLGLEVWVNALIKNADRPDLKVVTTSDGVGLIRDHREREEPNFFENDPIDRQHAFKEQHTMGNPHIWLDPENAKIMVRHITEGLIGIDPSHKSDYMANQSRYIMELESLEAEMKQRVARLPNRNIVTHHPAWPYFARRFGFVIKGDILTQVGAEPSAKHIGDLIKLVQQEKVKVIVSEPQLNPKVPQTLAEETGAKVVVLSPLPGAIPKTDTYLDLIRYNTETLVGALGGS; this is translated from the coding sequence ATGCCCCTTGCCTCTCGCGACAACCGCGACAAATGGATGCGCCTGACCGTTCTTTTTTTCCTCTTAATCGGCCTTCTCTGCTTTTCCGCCGCGCTTTATGCCGAGGACAAAATTCCGATCGTGGTCACCCTGCCGGTCCTCAAAGATTTCGCCGAGCAGGTCGGCGGCTCCCATGTCGAGGTGAAGTCGCTGATCACCGGCCTCGAGAGCGAGCACACCTATACGCCGAAACCGAGCGACATTCTTGCGGTGAAACGGGCCGGCTTGTTGATCAAAATCGGGTTGGGGCTGGAGGTCTGGGTAAACGCACTGATTAAAAATGCCGACCGCCCCGATTTGAAGGTGGTAACCACATCGGACGGGGTGGGGCTCATCCGAGACCACCGGGAGCGGGAGGAGCCGAATTTTTTTGAAAACGACCCGATCGACCGTCAGCACGCTTTTAAAGAGCAGCACACGATGGGAAATCCCCATATCTGGCTTGATCCGGAAAATGCTAAAATAATGGTCAGGCATATCACGGAAGGTTTGATCGGTATCGATCCCTCTCACAAAAGCGACTACATGGCCAATCAATCGCGCTATATCATGGAGTTGGAATCGCTCGAAGCGGAAATGAAGCAGAGGGTCGCCCGGCTGCCAAACCGGAACATCGTCACCCACCATCCCGCGTGGCCCTACTTCGCCCGCCGGTTTGGATTTGTGATCAAAGGAGACATTTTGACCCAGGTCGGCGCGGAGCCTTCGGCCAAGCACATCGGCGACTTAATCAAGCTGGTCCAACAGGAGAAGGTCAAGGTGATCGTCTCCGAGCCGCAACTGAATCCAAAAGTTCCACAGACCCTGGCCGAAGAGACCGGCGCGAAAGTCGTCGTTCTTTCACCCCTTCCGGGAGCGATCCCCAAAACAGACACCTACCTCGACCTGATCCGATACAATACCGAGACGCTGGTTGGGGCGCTGGGGGGGTCGTGA
- a CDS encoding metal ABC transporter permease — translation MFEMFTYGFMQRAFIASFLIGLVCSVIGVFVVLKGLSFIGAGTAHAAFAGVTLAFLIGVNPLLMAVIFGLSTVWVTGFLQQTGKMKPDVSIGIFYTLAMALAILFIGLMKAYNPEVYGYLFGSILSVTQTDLKVILILSFGILLTIFLFFKEFHFISFDQEMAEASGIPAKNLFFLLLNLISLTIVISLQAVGAILVFALLVIPAAAAQQWATKMRTMMAISILIGISSSWAGVILSYWFDLPSGSTIVLLATCLFILSVLFSPKRRKSRPAKAA, via the coding sequence ATGTTTGAAATGTTCACATACGGCTTCATGCAGCGCGCCTTCATCGCGTCGTTTTTGATCGGACTGGTCTGCTCTGTAATCGGGGTCTTTGTCGTTTTGAAGGGGCTCTCGTTTATCGGGGCGGGGACGGCGCACGCCGCCTTTGCCGGCGTAACGCTCGCTTTTTTGATCGGCGTCAACCCGCTGCTGATGGCGGTGATCTTCGGCCTCTCCACCGTCTGGGTCACCGGTTTTTTGCAGCAGACCGGGAAAATGAAACCTGATGTCTCGATTGGAATCTTCTATACGCTGGCGATGGCGCTCGCCATCCTCTTCATCGGGCTGATGAAGGCGTACAATCCGGAAGTCTACGGCTATCTTTTCGGAAGCATCCTCTCGGTGACGCAGACCGATTTGAAGGTGATCCTCATCCTCTCCTTCGGCATCCTCCTGACCATCTTTCTCTTTTTCAAGGAGTTTCATTTCATCTCGTTCGATCAAGAAATGGCCGAGGCGAGCGGCATTCCGGCGAAAAACCTCTTTTTCCTGCTGCTCAACCTGATCTCACTGACGATCGTCATTTCGCTTCAGGCGGTCGGCGCGATCCTCGTCTTTGCACTGCTGGTGATCCCGGCGGCGGCGGCTCAACAGTGGGCGACGAAAATGCGAACGATGATGGCGATCTCCATTCTCATCGGCATCTCCTCCTCCTGGGCCGGGGTGATCCTCTCCTATTGGTTTGACCTCCCCTCCGGCTCGACGATCGTCCTCCTGGCGACGTGCCTCTTTATCCTCTCCGTCCTCTTTTCTCCAAAGCGGAGAAAAAGCCGGCCGGCGAAAGCAGCCTAA
- a CDS encoding 4a-hydroxytetrahydrobiopterin dehydratase, which produces MMASELAQKECIPCKGGVPPLKGKELTDLLDQLDNGWKVIEAHHLEKEYSLPNFRQALDFTVRIGELAEAQFHHPDIALAWGKVKLTIWTHKINGLTESDFVWAAKADQAFEKMPK; this is translated from the coding sequence ATGATGGCGAGCGAATTGGCACAGAAGGAGTGTATCCCCTGTAAAGGGGGGGTCCCCCCTTTGAAGGGAAAAGAGCTGACCGATCTTCTCGATCAGTTAGACAACGGCTGGAAGGTGATCGAGGCGCATCACCTGGAAAAGGAGTATTCGCTCCCCAACTTCCGGCAGGCGCTCGACTTTACGGTTCGGATCGGCGAGTTGGCGGAGGCGCAGTTCCATCACCCCGATATCGCTCTCGCCTGGGGAAAGGTCAAGCTGACGATCTGGACCCACAAGATCAACGGGCTGACGGAGAGCGACTTTGTCTGGGCGGCCAAGGCCGACCAAGCATTCGAAAAGATGCCGAAGTAA
- a CDS encoding alkaline phosphatase D family protein — MLRRDFLKLSGVFLAAAGFPGLLTACHSGHKSGADFDGFPQGVASGDPRPESVVIWTRALPIQNQQKQQVTAEVSLDEAFTQLVLQKTFDVSAASDYTLKIVVNNLKSDTFYFYRFIHTTGQVSPTGRTLTAPALDDSREIQFAFVSCQNREHGFYGAYRQMIEEDRKEPVEKRIRFVLHLGDFIYETSNDPLMRPLNSTFNRIDGGLIDQNGQRRGVGPFPDGGTTPDGIAYARTVADYRHVYQEYMADPDLQEARARWPFIYIWDDHEFSDDCWESEANYNDASSTDEPSQPRRVAASQAWFEYTPVNLLHQGDIDPDLGETKAFEFAEVHETPNVHVDDSNFADNGENIKAIDTISIYRSFRFGMMLELAVTDNRSYRSDHAAPEEITSDRSVFVHSRMVMPLELVNLLDAGKTANGGDPNSFIFAGSLLINPRFNRPPGTILGKKQKAWWKALWLQSEARWKIWGNSVPLMRFLINLSALGTRLPDVVLSTDSWDGYASERNELMAFLRSNHIQNVVSLSGDYHAHFAGTVLDNYDVKPPETGSPAMTEFVCGGISSVSLFAVGRQLSERENPTADEKLLQTLIRYDATPMDQVGENPIVNNLNNTLLNGVAAGLAAAETHSRAAIGAAKSPEVNRHLKYADTDGHGFGWVSVGTEAITVKLVTISGINKETAGVPPGIRTSANFTVPFGQAEVSDPLIDGEPPFPL, encoded by the coding sequence GTGTTAAGACGGGACTTCTTAAAACTCTCCGGTGTTTTTCTTGCCGCGGCCGGCTTTCCCGGTTTGCTGACCGCTTGCCATTCCGGCCATAAAAGTGGCGCCGATTTTGACGGTTTTCCCCAAGGGGTCGCCTCGGGCGATCCGCGGCCTGAATCGGTCGTGATCTGGACGCGTGCGCTGCCGATTCAAAATCAGCAAAAGCAGCAGGTGACGGCCGAAGTCTCGCTCGATGAAGCGTTCACCCAGCTGGTCCTTCAGAAAACGTTTGATGTCTCCGCCGCGAGCGACTACACGCTCAAGATCGTCGTCAATAATCTGAAATCCGATACGTTTTATTTCTACCGGTTTATTCATACTACCGGGCAGGTGTCTCCGACCGGGAGAACCTTAACGGCGCCGGCCCTCGATGACAGCCGGGAGATCCAATTTGCGTTTGTCAGCTGCCAGAATCGGGAGCATGGATTCTACGGCGCGTATCGCCAGATGATCGAGGAGGATCGGAAGGAGCCGGTCGAGAAGCGGATCCGTTTCGTGTTGCATTTGGGCGATTTTATTTATGAGACCAGCAATGATCCATTAATGCGGCCGCTCAATTCTACTTTTAATAGAATCGACGGCGGCCTGATTGATCAAAATGGACAAAGACGGGGAGTCGGTCCCTTTCCGGATGGGGGTACCACGCCCGACGGCATCGCCTATGCGCGGACCGTGGCGGACTATCGCCATGTCTATCAAGAGTATATGGCCGATCCCGATTTGCAGGAGGCGCGCGCCCGCTGGCCGTTTATCTATATCTGGGACGATCATGAATTCTCAGACGACTGCTGGGAGAGCGAAGCGAATTACAATGATGCCAGCAGCACCGACGAGCCTTCTCAGCCGCGAAGGGTGGCGGCCAGTCAGGCGTGGTTTGAATATACGCCGGTCAATCTCCTGCACCAAGGTGACATTGATCCCGACCTGGGGGAGACGAAAGCATTTGAGTTCGCGGAGGTTCACGAGACGCCGAACGTCCATGTCGATGACTCCAATTTTGCTGACAATGGAGAGAATATCAAAGCGATCGATACAATTTCAATTTATCGGAGTTTTCGGTTTGGAATGATGCTGGAGCTGGCGGTGACCGACAATCGCTCCTACCGAAGCGACCATGCGGCGCCGGAAGAGATTACCTCCGACCGGTCGGTCTTCGTCCACTCTCGGATGGTGATGCCGCTGGAATTGGTCAACCTGCTCGATGCCGGCAAAACAGCCAACGGCGGAGATCCGAACAGTTTTATTTTTGCGGGAAGCCTCCTGATCAATCCGCGCTTTAACCGGCCGCCCGGTACGATATTGGGGAAAAAGCAGAAAGCCTGGTGGAAGGCGCTTTGGTTGCAGTCGGAGGCCCGTTGGAAAATCTGGGGAAACTCGGTCCCGTTGATGCGTTTTCTTATTAATCTCAGCGCGCTCGGAACCCGCTTGCCCGATGTCGTATTGTCGACCGACAGCTGGGACGGGTATGCCTCCGAGCGAAATGAGTTGATGGCGTTTCTTCGCTCGAACCATATTCAGAATGTCGTCTCGCTCTCCGGAGATTATCATGCCCACTTCGCCGGAACGGTCCTCGATAACTATGATGTGAAACCGCCTGAAACCGGGTCGCCGGCGATGACCGAGTTTGTCTGCGGCGGAATCAGCTCAGTCTCCCTCTTCGCCGTCGGCAGACAGCTTTCGGAGAGGGAGAATCCGACGGCGGATGAAAAATTATTGCAAACGCTTATTCGCTATGATGCGACCCCGATGGATCAGGTGGGCGAAAATCCGATCGTGAACAATCTGAACAATACGCTCCTCAACGGCGTCGCCGCCGGTCTCGCGGCGGCCGAGACCCATTCCAGAGCGGCGATCGGGGCGGCGAAAAGTCCCGAGGTGAACCGGCATCTGAAATACGCCGACACGGATGGGCATGGATTCGGATGGGTGAGCGTGGGGACGGAAGCGATCACGGTGAAACTGGTCACGATCTCCGGCATTAACAAGGAGACCGCCGGTGTCCCGCCCGGCATCCGGACGTCGGCGAACTTTACTGTCCCTTTCGGACAGGCAGAGGTATCGGATCCCTTAATAGATGGGGAGCCTCCGTTTCCGTTGTGA